Proteins from a genomic interval of Benincasa hispida cultivar B227 chromosome 7, ASM972705v1, whole genome shotgun sequence:
- the LOC120082114 gene encoding uncharacterized protein LOC120082114 isoform X2: MTSVTFGHQSNWSPGIGIQEHLGRTKISRVSYSYSEYCCPFLPSRDATITHHGNHVAYCRRQSGRHVRPVLAGSVDGAMDPDESDRGINDNESPKPENGGMNFEMLRENLERSVGTDDSRFSGIDLATLIRNKYGKSYDVQLIKKEFMGRNLLALNVMWKYREQFLYFQPEAMTGFNSNQQAVSVSSSSFFQKSFPLSEEEYLLRLDGVANTLKCWGAVAHIRNSLDKTKDRPRIGKAVSIFIDMDESGGRANEWIYK, from the exons ATGACGAGTGTAACGTTCGGCCACCAGAGTAATTGGTCGCCGGGGATTGGAATTCAAGAGCATCTAGGCAGAACAAAGATTTCTAGGGTTTCGTATTCATATTCGGAGTATTGTTGTCCATTTCTTCCTTCCAGAGATGCAACAATCACTCACCATGGGAATCATGTTGCTTACTGTCGCCGGCAAAGTGGACGGCATGTAAGACCTGTTCTTGCCGGTTCCGTCGACGGTGCCATGGATCCAGATGAGTCCGATCGCGGGATTAACGACAATGAGTCTCCCAAACCCGAAAATGGAGGG ATGAACTTTGAAATGCTTAGAGAGAACTTGGAGAGATCGGTTGGGACAGATGATTCCAGATTTAGTGGGATTGACCTGGCTACTCTTATCCGAAACAAgtatggcaagtcttatgatgTTCAACTAATAAAGAAG GAGTTCATGGGACGGAATCTTCTTGCTTTAAATGTCATGTGGAAATACAGAGAGCAG tttttatattttcaacctGAAGCCATGACCGGCTTCAACTCGAACCAACAAGCAGTTTCGGTCAGTTCAAGCAGTTTTTTTCAG AAATCATTTCCATTGTCCGAGGAAGAGTATCTATTGCGGCTTGATGGTGTGGCTAATACATTAAAATGCTGGGGAGCCGTTGCTCACATTCGAAACAGCTTAGACAAAACTAAAGACCGGCCTCGGATAGGAAAG GCAGTCAGTATTTTTATCGACATGGACGAGTCTGGTGGTCGTGCCAATGAGTGGATATACAAGTAG
- the LOC120082114 gene encoding uncharacterized protein LOC120082114 isoform X1, translated as MTSVTFGHQSNWSPGIGIQEHLGRTKISRVSYSYSEYCCPFLPSRDATITHHGNHVAYCRRQSGRHVRPVLAGSVDGAMDPDESDRGINDNESPKPENGGMNFEMLRENLERSVGTDDSRFSGIDLATLIRNKYGKSYDVQLIKKEFMGRNLLALNVMWKYREQGCQWFGSGFQKQNPMFPGFELATSCIKFLYFQPEAMTGFNSNQQAVSVSSSSFFQKSFPLSEEEYLLRLDGVANTLKCWGAVAHIRNSLDKTKDRPRIGKAVSIFIDMDESGGRANEWIYK; from the exons ATGACGAGTGTAACGTTCGGCCACCAGAGTAATTGGTCGCCGGGGATTGGAATTCAAGAGCATCTAGGCAGAACAAAGATTTCTAGGGTTTCGTATTCATATTCGGAGTATTGTTGTCCATTTCTTCCTTCCAGAGATGCAACAATCACTCACCATGGGAATCATGTTGCTTACTGTCGCCGGCAAAGTGGACGGCATGTAAGACCTGTTCTTGCCGGTTCCGTCGACGGTGCCATGGATCCAGATGAGTCCGATCGCGGGATTAACGACAATGAGTCTCCCAAACCCGAAAATGGAGGG ATGAACTTTGAAATGCTTAGAGAGAACTTGGAGAGATCGGTTGGGACAGATGATTCCAGATTTAGTGGGATTGACCTGGCTACTCTTATCCGAAACAAgtatggcaagtcttatgatgTTCAACTAATAAAGAAG GAGTTCATGGGACGGAATCTTCTTGCTTTAAATGTCATGTGGAAATACAGAGAGCAG GGGTGTCAGTGGTTCGGTTCCGGTTTTCAAAAGCAAAATCCTATGTTCCCTGGATTCGAACTTGCTACCTCGTGTATCAAG tttttatattttcaacctGAAGCCATGACCGGCTTCAACTCGAACCAACAAGCAGTTTCGGTCAGTTCAAGCAGTTTTTTTCAG AAATCATTTCCATTGTCCGAGGAAGAGTATCTATTGCGGCTTGATGGTGTGGCTAATACATTAAAATGCTGGGGAGCCGTTGCTCACATTCGAAACAGCTTAGACAAAACTAAAGACCGGCCTCGGATAGGAAAG GCAGTCAGTATTTTTATCGACATGGACGAGTCTGGTGGTCGTGCCAATGAGTGGATATACAAGTAG
- the LOC120082114 gene encoding uncharacterized protein LOC120082114 isoform X3: protein MTSVTFGHQSNWSPGIGIQEHLGRTKISRVSYSYSEYCCPFLPSRDATITHHGNHVAYCRRQSGRHVRPVLAGSVDGAMDPDESDRGINDNESPKPENGGMNFEMLRENLERSVGTDDSRFSGIDLATLIRNKYGKSYDVQLIKKEFMGRNLLALNVMWKYREQKSFPLSEEEYLLRLDGVANTLKCWGAVAHIRNSLDKTKDRPRIGKAVSIFIDMDESGGRANEWIYK from the exons ATGACGAGTGTAACGTTCGGCCACCAGAGTAATTGGTCGCCGGGGATTGGAATTCAAGAGCATCTAGGCAGAACAAAGATTTCTAGGGTTTCGTATTCATATTCGGAGTATTGTTGTCCATTTCTTCCTTCCAGAGATGCAACAATCACTCACCATGGGAATCATGTTGCTTACTGTCGCCGGCAAAGTGGACGGCATGTAAGACCTGTTCTTGCCGGTTCCGTCGACGGTGCCATGGATCCAGATGAGTCCGATCGCGGGATTAACGACAATGAGTCTCCCAAACCCGAAAATGGAGGG ATGAACTTTGAAATGCTTAGAGAGAACTTGGAGAGATCGGTTGGGACAGATGATTCCAGATTTAGTGGGATTGACCTGGCTACTCTTATCCGAAACAAgtatggcaagtcttatgatgTTCAACTAATAAAGAAG GAGTTCATGGGACGGAATCTTCTTGCTTTAAATGTCATGTGGAAATACAGAGAGCAG AAATCATTTCCATTGTCCGAGGAAGAGTATCTATTGCGGCTTGATGGTGTGGCTAATACATTAAAATGCTGGGGAGCCGTTGCTCACATTCGAAACAGCTTAGACAAAACTAAAGACCGGCCTCGGATAGGAAAG GCAGTCAGTATTTTTATCGACATGGACGAGTCTGGTGGTCGTGCCAATGAGTGGATATACAAGTAG